From Ipomoea triloba cultivar NCNSP0323 chromosome 5, ASM357664v1, the proteins below share one genomic window:
- the LOC116018879 gene encoding cytochrome c oxidase assembly protein COX15-like, with amino-acid sequence MRERNLLLILRQNKALGSKISSNLSGWLNQTSGISSQTSEHYRLLSSLAKLAPLSRRSITRSFVNYGFRSFHQLNHKGYRSPFRHYSTAPSTVAETKEGLKFLVTAGPRAQKMIGIWLFTSAAWVFSMVVLGGVTRLTRSGLSMTDWKFTGGLPPLSDEEWTVEFEKYKQSPEYNRVNRGMTIEDFKFIYWMEYAHRMWGRALGIMFALPFSYFLRKGYITVRLGLRLSGLFALGAGQGLIGWWMVKSGLEEPPSEYVIPRVSPYRLAAHLTSAFAIYCGLFWTGLSVVMPEPPAESLAWVHGAAKVKRLALPVGILVGITAISGAFVAGNDAGHAFNTFPKMGDTWIPDDVFSMKPLIRNFFENTATVQLDHRILATATLASISGLWWATRKLDLHPAIRSLIGSTVGMAALQVTLGISTLLSYVPVSLGTAHQAGALTLLTLMILLNHTVRRPSPSLLKSLPALTKTV; translated from the exons ATGAGAGAGAGGAATTTGCTATTGATTCTGAGGCAAAATAAAGCCTTGGGCTCCAAGATTTCATCGAATCTGAGCGGGTGGTTGAATCAAACCTCGGGTATTTCGAGCCAAACCTCCGAACACTACAGGCTTTTATCTTCTTTAGCAAAGCTTGCTCCTTTAAGCAGGCGCTCAATTACCCGAAGCTTTGTCAATTATGGGTTCAGATCCTTTCATCAGCTCAATcacaag GGCTACAGGTCACCATTTAGGCATTATTCCACTGCACCATCTACTGTTGCTGAAACTAAGGAGGGATTGAAGTTCCTTGTAACTGCGGGGCCACGTGCTCAGAAAATGATTGGGATATGGCTTTTTACTTCAGCTGCTTGGGTATTTAGTATGGTGGTGCTTGGGGGTGTCACACGCCTCACTCGTTCTGGCCTCTCAATGACTGACTGGAAGTTTACGGGGGGCTTGCCTCCTCTATCTGATGAAGAATGGACGGTTGAATTCGAGAAATATAAGCAATCTCCCGAGTACAATCG TGTGAACAGGGGGATGACAATTGAAGATTTCAAGTTCATATATTGGATGGAATATGCACATCGAATGTGGGGAAGGGCGTTAGGTATAATGTTTGCACTTCCTTTCTCATACTTCCTTCGCAAGGGATATATTACTGTTCGATTAGGGCTTCGACTCTCTGGCCTATTTGCCCTTGGTGCTGGACAAGGACTTATAGGCTGGTGGATGGTTAAAAGTGGTTTGGAG GAGCCACCATCTGAGTATGTCATACCAAGAGTGAGCCCTTACCGCCTTGCAGCTCATCTTACTTCTGCCTTTGCCATTTATTGCGGCCTCTTTTGGACTGGTCTCTCTGTTGTTATGCCTGAACCTCCCGCTGAATCTCTTGCTTGGGTTCACGGGGCAGCAAAAGTAAAGCGACTTGCACTTCCTGTTGGCATCCTTGTTGGAATTACAGCTATATCAGGAGCATTTGTTGCTGGAAATGATGCT GGCCATGCATTTAATACTTTTCCAAAAATGGGAGATACTTGGATTCCAGATGATGTTTTCAGTATGAAGCCTCTCATTCGCaacttttttgaaaatactGCAACAGTCCAG CTTGATCATCGAATACTTGCCACTGCAACATTAGCTTCCATTAGTGGCTTATGGTGGGCTACAAGGAAACTAGATCTTCACCCTGCAATACGGTCTTTGATTGGAAGCACTGTGGGTATGGCTGCTCTACAG gTTACATTGGGCATTTCAACGCTTCTTTCGTATGTGCCTGTTTCACTAGGAACTGCTCATCAGGCCGGAGCTCTAACGCTTTTAACACTGATGATTCTGCTCAACCACACCGTGAGGCGCCCATCTCCATCGCTTCTCAAGTCACTGCCTGCACTTACAAAAACAGTCTGA
- the LOC116020141 gene encoding lignin-forming anionic peroxidase-like encodes MASHTTPFIAALSCLLLLLPFFSQCQAQLSPTFYDNTCPNALNIIRTAVRQAVSTERRMAASLVRLHFHDCFVQGCDASILLDESPTIKSEKAALPNLGSVRGYDVIEAAKGELEKACPGIVSCADVLSVAARDATVSVGGPSWTVKLGRRDSTMASHIIDLPSPFDNLDRLISNFASKGLNTRDMVALSGAHTLGQAQCFLFRDRIYGNRTDIDAGFANTRRRNCPKDTGHGNLAPLDLVTPNSFDNNYYKNLLQKKGLLQSDQVLFSGGATDSIVSEYAKSPQAFQADFASAMIKMSEIQPLTGQNGIIRKVCSALN; translated from the coding sequence ATGGCTTCTCATACTACGCCATTCATTGCAGCTTTATCATGTTTGCTTCTGCTACTCCCCTTCTTCTCGCAATGCCAAGCCCAGTTGTCCCCTACATTTTACGACAACACATGCCCTAATGCTCTTAACATCATTCGCACTGCCGTAAGGCAAGCCGTGTCCACTGAGCGTCGCATGGCTGCTTCCTTGGTTCGTCTCCATTTCCACGACTGCTTTGTCCAGGGTTGCGATGCTTCCATCTTATTGGACGAGTCACCGACCATTAAGAGCGAAAAGGCAGCGTTGCCCAACCTTGGCTCTGTTAGGGGTTATGATGTGATAGAGGCTGCAAAGGGCGAGCTAGAGAAAGCTTGTCCCGGTATTGTATCTTGTGCTGATGTATTGTCTGTGGCTGCACGTGATGCGACTGTTTCTGTGGGAGGTCCGTCTTGGACAGTGAAGCTGGGAAGAAGAGATTCTACCATGGCTAGTCATATCATAGATCTCCCTAGCCCTTTTGACAATCTGGATAGACTTATATCCAACTTTGCAAGCAAAGGCCTTAATACAAGAGACATGGTTGCCTTGTCTGGTGCACATACTCTCGGCCAAGCTCAATGCTTCCTATTTCGCGATAGAATATATGGCAACCGTACTGACATTGATGCCGGTTTTGCTAACACTAGAAGACGGAATTGTCCAAAAGACACTGGACATGGAAATTTGGCACCCCTTGATTTGGTGACACCGAATTCATTTGATAACAACTACTATAAGAACCTATTGCAAAAGAAAGGTCTACTTCAATCGGATCAAGTTCTATTCAGCGGTGGAGCAACTGACAGTATTGTTTCAGAGTACGCCAAGAGTCCTCAAGCATTCCAAGCAGATTTCGCGTCAGCAATGATTAAAATGTCTGAAATTCAGCCGCTCACAGGTCAAAATGGGATCATTAGGAAGGTCTGCAGTGCTTTGAACTAG